The genomic DNA ATGAAGCGGGTGTATTGATCTGGGTGATCGGTTCGCCCTTTACGATCGAGTCAAACGCCGCTGATCGTCCGAGAATATCGTCGGACTTGATCGTCAATACTTCGCGCAGGTTATATGCCGCACCGTACCCGAGAAGCGCCCAGACCTCCATTTCTCCAAATCGCTGTCCACCTCCTTGCGCCTTTCCTCCCAATGGTTGCTGAGTAATAAGTGAGTACGGTCCGATCGAACGCTGGTGGATCTTGTCGTCTACCATGTGGTGAAGCTTTAAGATATACATATATCCAACCGCAACATCTTGCTCATACGGAATACCGGTATGTCCATCGAATACACGCACCTTGCCGTTCTCCGGGTATCCGGCCTCCTTGAGTTCACTGCGAATCTCTTCACCGGTCGCACTGGCAAACGGCGGCACGACTGCCTGATATCCAAGTGTATGTGCTGCCAACCCAAGATGGAGCTCAAGGATCTGACCGAGGTTCATTCGAGACGGAACACCAAGCGGGGTCAGGATAACATCAAGCGGCTCGCCATCTTCGGTGAACGGCATGTCCTCCTCTGGCAAGATCTTGGAGATAACACCCTTGTTACCGTGTCGTCCAGCCAGCTTGTCACCGACTGAAATATTACGTAATTCAGCCACTTCAATGTGAACGCGCTTTATGATGCCGCTCTCGAGTTTGTCCCCTTGCTCACGAGAAAAGACCTTCACGTTTATCACGCGACCGCGCTTCCCTGCCTCTAGTCGCTTAGAGGTGTCCTTTACATCACGAGCCTTCTCTCCGAAGAGTGATCGCAAGAGTCTCTCTTCCGGTGTAAGCTGTGTTTCACCTTTTGGTGTGATTTTACCAACAAGAATATCGCCCGGTTCTACTTCTGCACCAACACGGACAATACCGTCTTCAGCGAGGTTCTTAAGTTTTCCTTCTCCTACGTTCGGGATATCACAGGTTGTCACTTCCGGACCAAGCTTGGTATCACGTACATTGACCACGAACTCTTCGATATGAATACTGGTAAGCTTTTTGTTCTTTACCAATCGCTCGGAAATAATAATAGCGTCTTCATAGTTAGCACCGTGCCACGAGAGGAAGCCGACCCGAAGGTTCTGACCAAGCGCCATCTCACCACGATCGCTCGAAGAAATATCAGCAAGCACGTCTCCCTTCTTTACTTTGTCACCAGCCCAGACACTCGGGCGCTGGTGAAATGCGGTGTAGTCATTGGTTCGGTTATAAACAATAAGCTCGTATTCTTTCTTCTTTCCTTTGTTTGTCTTAACAATGATCTTTGTTGAATCTGCGTAGGTCACTTCACCCGGTTCATCAGCAATAACAAGACGATTTGTATCAGCAACTGCCTGTCGCTCCATACCGGTCGCAACTACCGGAGCGTCCGGGATCAAACACGGTGTAGCCTGCTTCTGCATGTTAGAACCCATGAGTGCGCGGTTTGCGTCATCATGCTGCAAGAATGGGATCATTGATGTTGCCACTGAGAATGCCTGATTTGGCGCAATATCAATAAAGTCAATATTCTTATTCGACACCATTACCGGATCTCCGTTATGTCGTGCTTCAACTGACTTATCAGTTATAACACCGTTTTCGTCATAGTTCGTACCAGCGTGAGCGATGGTGAAGTTCTCTTCTTCCATCGCATTCATGTATCTGATCTCTCCGGTCATCTTTCCTTTCTCTACCTTTGCGTACGGCGTTTCTATCATACCGAACTCATTTACCTGAGCAAAAACACTCAAACGAAGAATAAGCCCGATGTTCCCACCTTCCGGTGTATGGATCGGACAGACACGACCGTAGTGACTTGAGTGAACGTCTCGAACCTCAAAACCAGCGCGAGCTCGGTTCAAACCTCCCGGTCCGAGCGCAGAGAGTGTGCGCAGGTGTTCAACCTCAGCAAGCGGGTTCTCCTGTTGCATGTACTGAGAAAGCTGGTTAGTAGTGAAGAACTCCTTAATACGTGCCTGGAGAGGCTTCGCGCTGATGAACTGAACCGGTGTAGAGACATCACTCTCGATCGTCGACATTCGGTTTTGAATGTTGCGCTTGATCTGCGACATACCGACTCGCAATTTCTGCTGAAAAAGTTCACCAATGTAACGTACACGACGGCTTCCAAGGTGGTCGATGTCATCCTCCATTGAACCCGGTGTCGTATTCAACTCAACGACATGATTGAGCACGAGCGCAAAGTCCTCAAGAGAAAGCGTTCGACGTTCAAGTTCTTTTTTATCAAGCTCAATCCCAAAACGCTTATTAAACGTGGAGCGACCTACACGAGAAAGGTCGTATCGCTCTTCACTAAAGAGCGTAGTAATGAATTCTTTCGCGTTCTCAGCGGTTGCCAGGTCTCCATCGCGAAGTCTCTTGTAGATCTCAATAGCAGCCTCATCAACTGTTTCAGCCGCATCTTTTGCTAATGTTTGCTTAATATACTCTTTTGCAACATCTGATTTAAAGAGCTTCTC from Candidatus Paceibacterota bacterium includes the following:
- a CDS encoding DNA-directed RNA polymerase subunit beta: MAQTTQIKDVKNEVHTKEVSGITKKYFKAYKDPLVPIPNLIEAQRHSFEWLIEEGLKEIFQEFSPVRDFSEKKFDLEFYGFEIGEPQHSELHAKDQKLTYDAPLKVKVKLINKTTGSEEEQEIFLADFPLMTSRGTFVIGGIERVIVPQLARSYGAFFTSQVLKGKTYFGAKIIPTRGAWIEFETDADNALHVRIDRKRKFPVTTLLRVLGAETNKDMEKLFKSDVAKEYIKQTLAKDAAETVDEAAIEIYKRLRDGDLATAENAKEFITTLFSEERYDLSRVGRSTFNKRFGIELDKKELERRTLSLEDFALVLNHVVELNTTPGSMEDDIDHLGSRRVRYIGELFQQKLRVGMSQIKRNIQNRMSTIESDVSTPVQFISAKPLQARIKEFFTTNQLSQYMQQENPLAEVEHLRTLSALGPGGLNRARAGFEVRDVHSSHYGRVCPIHTPEGGNIGLILRLSVFAQVNEFGMIETPYAKVEKGKMTGEIRYMNAMEEENFTIAHAGTNYDENGVITDKSVEARHNGDPVMVSNKNIDFIDIAPNQAFSVATSMIPFLQHDDANRALMGSNMQKQATPCLIPDAPVVATGMERQAVADTNRLVIADEPGEVTYADSTKIIVKTNKGKKKEYELIVYNRTNDYTAFHQRPSVWAGDKVKKGDVLADISSSDRGEMALGQNLRVGFLSWHGANYEDAIIISERLVKNKKLTSIHIEEFVVNVRDTKLGPEVTTCDIPNVGEGKLKNLAEDGIVRVGAEVEPGDILVGKITPKGETQLTPEERLLRSLFGEKARDVKDTSKRLEAGKRGRVINVKVFSREQGDKLESGIIKRVHIEVAELRNISVGDKLAGRHGNKGVISKILPEEDMPFTEDGEPLDVILTPLGVPSRMNLGQILELHLGLAAHTLGYQAVVPPFASATGEEIRSELKEAGYPENGKVRVFDGHTGIPYEQDVAVGYMYILKLHHMVDDKIHQRSIGPYSLITQQPLGGKAQGGGQRFGEMEVWALLGYGAAYNLREVLTIKSDDILGRSAAFDSIVKGEPITQINTPASFNVLLSYLRGLSLDVQLHRGDE